From one Novosphingobium sp. genomic stretch:
- a CDS encoding FecR domain-containing protein, whose translation MSKSAIMPRPHMQSADATLNDPALGEALAQAAAFGRLSNEDIRAMRETRRRKLAAGVSAALALAVGVGVWQQGGILPEAPPTEHYETQRGQKLSVHLADGSTLQLDGATSLDVTLGKDQRHAVLQKGEAYFDIAHQPTRPFTVEAGGSRTQVLGTAFDIDLAHREVKLAVYRGAVRFGNRATDQGVTVRAGWRSRLANGIASDPTPFDAKQQDWRQDWLDTDDMRLGDLVETLNRRGGTAILPPPPALADQMLSGRFKLDSSEQLLGAIGSVYGFTLEHQGQNLRLVATPDDDTKTSSH comes from the coding sequence ATGAGCAAAAGCGCCATCATGCCCCGTCCCCACATGCAAAGCGCAGACGCCACGCTGAACGATCCCGCTCTGGGCGAGGCGCTGGCGCAGGCCGCCGCGTTCGGGCGCCTGTCCAACGAGGATATCCGGGCGATGCGCGAAACGCGCCGCCGCAAGCTGGCCGCCGGGGTGAGTGCCGCGCTCGCTCTGGCCGTGGGTGTCGGCGTCTGGCAGCAGGGCGGGATCCTGCCCGAAGCGCCTCCGACCGAGCATTATGAAACACAGCGTGGGCAGAAGCTCAGCGTCCATCTGGCCGATGGTTCGACCTTGCAACTCGATGGCGCGACCAGCCTCGACGTCACGCTGGGCAAGGACCAGCGCCATGCCGTGCTGCAAAAGGGCGAGGCCTATTTCGACATCGCCCATCAGCCCACGCGCCCCTTCACCGTCGAGGCGGGCGGATCGCGCACGCAGGTGCTGGGCACCGCCTTCGACATCGATCTGGCGCATCGCGAGGTGAAGCTGGCGGTCTATCGCGGCGCGGTGCGCTTCGGCAATCGGGCCACCGATCAGGGCGTGACGGTGCGCGCGGGCTGGCGCTCGCGCCTCGCCAATGGCATCGCCAGCGATCCCACGCCTTTCGATGCGAAGCAGCAGGACTGGCGGCAGGACTGGCTCGACACCGACGACATGCGGCTGGGCGATCTGGTCGAGACGCTCAACCGGCGTGGCGGCACGGCGATCCTGCCGCCCCCGCCCGCGCTGGCCGACCAGATGCTGTCGGGGCGCTTCAAGCTCGACAGCAGCGAGCAATTGCTGGGCGCCATCGGCAGCGTTTACGGCTTCACGCTGGAGCATCAGGGGCAAAATCTGCGGCTCGTTGCCACGCCTGACGATGACACAAAAACGTCATCCCATTGA
- the lldD gene encoding FMN-dependent L-lactate dehydrogenase LldD: protein MIISSTLDFRDAARRRLPPFLFHYADGGAYAEETLRRNVADLSDIALRQRVLRNMEDITLSTSLFGAAMPLPVVLGPIGIGGMFRRRGEIQAARAAHRAGLPFTLSTVSICSLTEVTKAAPGPNWFQLYVIRDRSFMRDLLATAREQGAKALVFTVDMPVPGARYRDAHSGMSGPYAPARRVMQAVTHPRWAWDVGLNGRPHRLGNLEPVLGKASGLNDYIGWLGSNFDPSIAWQDLDWIRSEWDGPLIIKGILDPEDAREAAAIGADGIVVSNHGGRQLDGVLSSARALPAIADAVRDRLTVLADSGVRSGLDVVRMLALGAQGVLLGRAWLYAMAAGGEAGVTQLLTLIEKEMRVAMTLTGARSIGEIDRSILA, encoded by the coding sequence ATGATCATCTCCTCGACGCTCGACTTTCGCGATGCCGCGCGGCGCCGCCTGCCGCCCTTTCTGTTCCACTATGCCGATGGCGGCGCCTATGCCGAGGAGACGCTGCGCCGCAATGTTGCCGACCTGAGCGACATCGCCCTGCGCCAGCGCGTGCTGCGCAACATGGAGGATATCACCCTCTCGACCAGCCTGTTCGGCGCGGCGATGCCTCTGCCCGTGGTGCTGGGGCCCATCGGCATCGGCGGCATGTTTCGCCGCCGCGGAGAAATTCAGGCCGCCCGCGCCGCGCATCGCGCCGGGCTGCCCTTCACGCTCTCCACCGTGTCGATCTGCTCGCTGACCGAGGTGACCAAGGCCGCGCCGGGGCCCAACTGGTTCCAGCTTTATGTGATCCGCGACCGGTCCTTTATGCGCGATCTGCTGGCCACCGCGCGCGAACAGGGGGCCAAGGCGCTAGTCTTCACCGTCGACATGCCCGTGCCCGGCGCGCGCTATCGCGATGCCCATTCCGGCATGTCCGGCCCTTATGCCCCCGCGCGGCGGGTGATGCAGGCGGTGACTCATCCGCGCTGGGCGTGGGATGTGGGGCTCAACGGGCGACCGCATCGGCTGGGCAATCTGGAGCCGGTGCTGGGCAAGGCCAGCGGGCTCAATGACTATATCGGCTGGCTGGGGAGCAATTTCGATCCCTCGATCGCGTGGCAAGATCTCGACTGGATCCGCTCGGAATGGGATGGGCCGCTGATCATCAAGGGCATTCTCGATCCCGAAGATGCGCGCGAGGCCGCAGCCATCGGCGCGGATGGCATCGTGGTCTCCAACCATGGCGGGCGTCAACTCGACGGTGTGCTGTCCTCGGCGCGCGCCCTGCCCGCGATTGCCGATGCGGTGCGCGACAGGCTGACAGTGCTGGCCGATTCCGGGGTCCGATCGGGGCTGGATGTGGTGCGGATGCTGGCGCTGGGCGCGCAGGGCGTGCTGCTGGGACGGGCGTGGCTCTATGCCATGGCGGCGGGCGGCGAGGCCGGGGTGACCCAGTTGCTCACCCTGATCGAGAAGGAAATGCGCGTGGCCATGACCCTGACCGGCGCGCGCAGCATCGGCGAGATCGACCGCTCGATTCTGGCGTGA
- a CDS encoding aldo/keto reductase: MTLMSPDAAAIKRALAAAPFGFGASGLGNLYKAIDEAASRATLDAAWAEGVRYYDTAPFYGFGLAERRMGDGLRERDRGDFILSTKVGRLLQPIARASERHGFVSPMPFEPLFDYSYDGVMRSFEHSIQRLGLSRIDILYMHDIGAYTHGDANPALFDTAMEGGYRALDELRGGGQVGAIGLGVNEVAVCEASFAHADFDLFMLAGRYSLLDQSPLDGFFDACLKRGTGIVAAGVFNSGILATGTRGGGTPHYDYQPASPEILERTRRIEAICDAHNVPLPAAALQFAGAHPAVVTSVIGTASPARMHDTGRLATYPIPAAFWQDLRDQAIIRSDAPVPAGRSCPEFTHDHHP, encoded by the coding sequence ATGACCCTCATGTCCCCCGACGCTGCCGCGATCAAACGCGCGCTGGCCGCCGCCCCTTTCGGCTTTGGCGCCTCGGGGCTGGGCAATCTTTACAAGGCCATCGATGAGGCGGCATCGCGCGCCACGCTCGATGCCGCATGGGCGGAGGGCGTACGCTATTACGACACCGCGCCCTTCTACGGCTTCGGCCTGGCCGAAAGGCGCATGGGTGACGGGCTGCGCGAACGCGACCGGGGCGACTTCATCCTCTCCACCAAGGTCGGCCGTTTGCTGCAGCCCATCGCGCGGGCCTCCGAAAGGCACGGCTTTGTCTCGCCCATGCCCTTCGAGCCACTGTTCGATTACAGCTACGATGGCGTGATGCGCTCCTTCGAGCACAGCATCCAGCGGCTTGGCCTGAGCCGCATCGACATCCTCTATATGCATGACATCGGCGCCTACACCCATGGCGATGCCAATCCCGCGCTGTTCGATACAGCCATGGAGGGCGGCTATCGCGCGCTCGACGAGCTGCGCGGCGGCGGACAGGTCGGCGCCATTGGCCTTGGCGTCAATGAGGTGGCAGTCTGTGAAGCCAGCTTCGCCCATGCCGACTTCGACCTGTTCATGCTGGCCGGGCGCTACAGCCTGCTCGACCAGTCACCGCTCGACGGCTTCTTCGATGCCTGTTTGAAGCGAGGCACCGGCATCGTCGCGGCGGGCGTGTTCAATTCGGGCATTCTGGCAACCGGCACGCGCGGCGGCGGCACACCGCATTACGACTATCAACCCGCCTCGCCCGAGATTCTGGAACGCACCCGCCGGATCGAGGCCATCTGCGACGCCCATAACGTCCCCCTGCCCGCCGCCGCGCTGCAATTCGCCGGCGCTCACCCCGCCGTGGTGACCAGCGTGATCGGCACTGCCAGCCCGGCGCGGATGCACGATACCGGGCGGCTGGCGACGTATCCCATTCCCGCCGCCTTCTGGCAGGATCTGCGCGATCAGGCGATCATCCGCAGCGATGCGCCGGTCCCGGCTGGTCGATCATGCCCGGAGTTCACCCATGACCACCATCCTTGA
- a CDS encoding O-methyltransferase codes for MTTLTTAPVAPLLDLLFAVDKEAHPGSDPEVAAYWNGLSAPERSALMQSRTDYADFYARLKNLPLAVSRETGNLLYMLARSTRASTIVEFGTSFGLSTLCLASALRDNGGGRLITSEFEASKVARARQHLADGGLADLVEFREGDALETLAHDLPAAVDLLLLDGAKGLYLDILALVEPVLRPGALIIADNADHCPPYLAKVRGAEGYLSLPFSDEVELSIRLG; via the coding sequence ATGACGACCCTGACGACTGCCCCCGTTGCCCCTCTGCTCGACCTGCTGTTCGCCGTGGACAAGGAGGCCCACCCTGGCTCCGATCCCGAGGTCGCGGCCTATTGGAATGGCCTGAGCGCGCCCGAACGCAGCGCGTTGATGCAGAGCCGCACCGACTATGCCGATTTCTATGCCCGCCTGAAGAACCTGCCGCTGGCCGTCTCGCGTGAGACGGGCAATCTGCTCTACATGCTGGCGCGTTCGACCAGGGCCAGCACCATTGTCGAGTTCGGCACCTCCTTTGGCCTCTCGACGCTGTGCCTGGCCTCGGCGCTGCGCGACAATGGCGGCGGGCGGCTGATCACCAGCGAGTTCGAGGCCTCCAAGGTGGCCCGCGCCCGCCAGCATCTGGCCGATGGCGGCCTTGCCGATCTGGTCGAGTTCCGCGAGGGTGATGCGCTGGAAACGCTGGCGCACGATCTGCCCGCTGCGGTCGATCTGCTGCTGCTCGACGGGGCCAAGGGGCTCTATCTCGACATTCTGGCGCTGGTCGAGCCGGTGTTGCGCCCCGGCGCGCTGATCATCGCCGACAATGCCGATCATTGCCCGCCCTATCTCGCCAAGGTGCGTGGCGCGGAGGGCTATCTCTCGCTGCCCTTCTCGGATGAGGTCGAACTTTCGATCCGTTTGGGCTGA
- a CDS encoding sigma-70 family RNA polymerase sigma factor, with the protein MALIDDSFDAHRPMLMRTAYRMLGSLSDAEDVVQEAFLRWAGADRDSVAVPGAFLRRIVTRLCLDHLKSARVRRETYTGPWLPDPLVEDEPVEDVTLPLMLALERLSPLERAAFLLHDVFGESFESIAEAIDRDPAACRQLAARARGHVRSERPRYAVDRNHGMDIAEAFFQASRGEGVGALSALLAQEVHFHSDGGGKRPAAGRVLHGLEEVLRAHAAIARLRTAPSQFVRHAFVNGLPGFVTREADGLLQTTALLIEDGLIRAIYVMRNPDKLGHLS; encoded by the coding sequence GTGGCACTGATCGACGACAGTTTCGATGCGCATCGGCCCATGCTGATGCGCACCGCCTACCGCATGCTCGGCTCGCTCAGCGATGCCGAGGATGTGGTGCAGGAGGCCTTTCTGCGCTGGGCCGGAGCGGACCGCGACAGCGTGGCGGTGCCCGGCGCCTTTCTGCGGCGGATCGTCACGCGGCTGTGCCTCGATCATCTGAAATCGGCGCGGGTGCGGCGCGAGACCTACACCGGCCCGTGGCTGCCCGATCCGCTGGTGGAGGATGAGCCGGTGGAGGATGTCACCCTGCCACTGATGCTGGCGCTGGAACGGCTGTCGCCTCTGGAGCGCGCGGCCTTTCTGCTTCACGATGTCTTCGGCGAGAGCTTCGAGTCCATCGCCGAGGCCATCGACCGCGATCCCGCCGCCTGCCGCCAACTGGCCGCAAGGGCACGGGGCCATGTGCGCAGCGAACGCCCCCGCTATGCCGTCGACCGCAACCACGGCATGGACATCGCCGAGGCCTTCTTTCAGGCCTCGCGCGGCGAGGGTGTCGGGGCGCTCAGCGCGCTGCTGGCGCAGGAGGTGCATTTCCACAGCGACGGCGGCGGCAAGCGCCCCGCCGCCGGGCGGGTGCTCCATGGGCTGGAGGAGGTGCTGCGCGCCCATGCCGCCATCGCGCGGCTGCGTACGGCGCCTTCGCAATTTGTGCGCCATGCTTTCGTCAACGGCCTGCCCGGCTTTGTGACGCGTGAGGCCGACGGGCTGCTTCAGACCACGGCGCTGCTGATCGAGGACGGGCTGATCCGCGCCATCTATGTCATGCGCAACCCCGACAAGCTGGGGCATCTGTCCTGA
- a CDS encoding fumarylacetoacetate hydrolase family protein, whose product MKLCRYGPVGQEKPGLVDAQGRIRDLSAHIADLTGAEIGAEGLAKLAAIDPASLPLAEGEPRYGVPVKGVGKFIAIGLNYADHAAESNLPIPEEPVVFNKWVNCLQGANDPVTIPRDSLKTDWEVELGVVIGKRASYVELDEALDYVAGYCTINDVSERAWQTERGGTWDKGKGFPTFGPVGPWLVTADEVGDPQDLSMWLDVNGKRVQNGSTKTMIFSVAEIVAYCSQFTTLEPGDIITTGTPPGVGLGQKPEPWYLKAGDVVTLGIEKLGEQRQDFVAWSRD is encoded by the coding sequence ATGAAACTCTGCCGCTATGGCCCGGTCGGCCAGGAAAAGCCCGGTCTGGTCGATGCCCAAGGCCGCATCCGCGACCTCTCCGCCCATATCGCCGACCTCACCGGTGCCGAGATCGGCGCCGAGGGCCTCGCGAAACTGGCCGCCATCGATCCGGCCTCGCTGCCGCTGGCCGAGGGTGAGCCGCGTTACGGCGTGCCGGTCAAGGGCGTGGGCAAGTTCATCGCCATCGGCCTCAACTATGCCGACCATGCCGCCGAATCGAACCTGCCGATCCCCGAGGAGCCGGTGGTCTTCAACAAATGGGTCAACTGCCTGCAGGGCGCCAACGATCCGGTGACGATCCCGCGCGATTCGCTCAAGACCGACTGGGAGGTCGAGCTGGGCGTGGTGATCGGCAAGCGCGCCAGCTATGTCGAGCTGGATGAGGCGCTCGACTATGTGGCGGGCTATTGCACCATCAACGACGTCTCCGAACGCGCCTGGCAGACCGAGCGCGGCGGCACCTGGGACAAGGGCAAGGGCTTCCCCACCTTCGGGCCCGTCGGCCCCTGGCTGGTCACCGCCGATGAGGTGGGCGATCCGCAGGACCTCTCCATGTGGCTCGACGTCAATGGCAAGCGGGTGCAGAACGGTTCGACCAAGACGATGATCTTCTCGGTGGCCGAGATCGTCGCCTATTGCTCGCAGTTCACCACGCTGGAGCCAGGCGACATCATCACCACCGGCACCCCGCCGGGCGTGGGTCTGGGCCAGAAGCCCGAGCCCTGGTATCTCAAAGCCGGTGACGTGGTGACGCTGGGCATCGAGAAGCTGGGCGAGCAGCGGCAGGATTTCGTCGCATGGTCGCGCGATTGA
- a CDS encoding amidohydrolase family protein produces the protein MGIIDSHQHFWQLDNPGHQWPDADWPRIHRDFGPDDLRATAQGCELAGTVLVQSQPDDRDTDWMLALARDEPLIKAVVGWVDMAAPHAPQRIKHLATHDKLRGMRPMLQGMEDAAWILSDTVAPAIESMITHGLRFDALIQPRHLPVIAQLAQRWPELRIVIDHAAKPHAATGTLDPWRADIAQLAANPAIFCKLSGLRTEQAPGQSAEALRPYVQHLVSCFGDRLMWGSDWPVLLHAGDSYADWIADALRLAAPLDAAQHASLMRGAATRFYDL, from the coding sequence ATGGGGATTATCGATTCGCATCAGCACTTTTGGCAGCTCGATAATCCCGGTCACCAATGGCCCGATGCCGACTGGCCGCGCATCCATCGCGATTTTGGTCCCGATGATCTGCGGGCGACGGCACAGGGCTGCGAACTGGCGGGCACGGTGCTGGTGCAATCCCAGCCCGACGACCGCGACACCGACTGGATGCTCGCCCTTGCCCGCGACGAGCCGCTGATCAAGGCGGTCGTGGGCTGGGTCGATATGGCCGCGCCCCATGCGCCACAGCGGATCAAGCATCTGGCCACCCATGACAAATTGCGCGGCATGCGCCCCATGCTGCAGGGCATGGAGGATGCAGCATGGATTTTAAGCGACACCGTCGCCCCCGCCATCGAAAGCATGATCACCCATGGCCTGCGGTTCGACGCGTTGATCCAGCCGCGCCATCTGCCGGTGATCGCGCAGTTGGCGCAACGCTGGCCGGAGCTGCGAATCGTCATCGATCACGCCGCCAAGCCGCATGCTGCCACCGGCACCCTCGATCCATGGCGCGCCGATATCGCCCAGCTTGCCGCCAATCCGGCGATCTTCTGCAAACTCTCGGGCCTGCGTACCGAGCAGGCACCCGGCCAGAGCGCCGAGGCGCTGCGCCCCTATGTGCAGCATCTGGTCTCCTGCTTTGGCGACCGGCTGATGTGGGGCAGCGACTGGCCCGTGCTGCTGCATGCGGGCGACAGCTATGCCGACTGGATCGCCGATGCGCTGCGCCTTGCCGCACCGCTCGATGCTGCGCAGCACGCCAGCCTGATGCGCGGCGCCGCGACTCGCTTCTACGACCTCTGA
- a CDS encoding L-rhamnose mutarotase: MTQRLCLALDLVDDAALIAEYERWHQPGVTPSEIIASHRVAGITQMEIYRAGNRMFMLIEADDSFSEAAKAASDAADPHVQAWGKLMKRFQQPVPAAGPDGTWIPAQRIFRLSDHP; encoded by the coding sequence ATGACCCAACGCCTTTGCCTCGCCCTCGACCTGGTCGATGATGCCGCGCTGATCGCCGAATACGAACGCTGGCACCAGCCCGGCGTCACACCGTCCGAGATCATCGCCTCGCACCGCGTGGCCGGGATCACGCAGATGGAGATCTATCGCGCAGGCAACCGCATGTTCATGCTGATCGAGGCCGACGACAGCTTCTCCGAGGCCGCCAAGGCCGCAAGCGACGCCGCCGATCCGCATGTGCAGGCCTGGGGCAAACTGATGAAGCGCTTCCAGCAGCCGGTACCCGCTGCAGGGCCCGACGGTACATGGATACCCGCCCAGCGCATCTTCCGCCTGAGCGATCACCCATGA
- a CDS encoding carboxymuconolactone decarboxylase family protein, with protein sequence MPPRTNPYTAAPELMKAWYAISIQIGNSGLEHSLLELVKIRASQINGCANCLNMHTSDARKAGETEQRLHLLAAWHEAPCYTPRERAALDWTDHLTQIATMRAPEATYAALTEQFSPEEQVQLTLAINVINGWNRLAVGFNLYAPELGWH encoded by the coding sequence ATGCCCCCCCGCACCAATCCCTACACCGCCGCCCCCGAACTGATGAAGGCCTGGTATGCAATCTCGATCCAGATCGGCAACAGCGGGCTGGAGCACTCGCTGCTAGAACTGGTGAAGATCCGCGCCTCGCAGATCAACGGCTGCGCCAATTGCCTCAACATGCACACGTCCGACGCGCGCAAGGCGGGCGAGACCGAGCAGCGCCTCCATCTGCTGGCGGCCTGGCATGAGGCCCCCTGCTACACCCCGCGCGAACGCGCCGCGCTGGACTGGACCGACCATCTGACGCAAATTGCCACCATGCGCGCGCCCGAAGCCACCTATGCCGCCCTGACCGAGCAGTTCTCGCCCGAGGAACAGGTGCAACTGACCCTCGCCATCAATGTCATCAACGGCTGGAACCGTCTGGCAGTGGGCTTCAACCTCTATGCCCCGGAGCTGGGGTGGCACTGA
- a CDS encoding sigma-70 family RNA polymerase sigma factor: MPASFGERGTVNEITSIAMGQHAERDDADLHQALLQFVGGRLRHHADGEDIVQETWLRLYDYRQKRSVANVGAFCFKVARNLVHDYFRARRAMPEAQEVTEEIACPQPRIETVLDYRQRVEILVGALRIMPPLRREVFLRRRLDGIASQTIAEDLGLSVAAIEKHCTRALADLRAALEKRGLPGGARP; this comes from the coding sequence ATGCCCGCCTCCTTCGGGGAGCGCGGCACAGTGAACGAGATCACCTCGATCGCGATGGGGCAGCATGCCGAGCGCGATGACGCCGATCTGCATCAGGCGCTGCTGCAGTTCGTCGGCGGGCGGCTGCGGCATCATGCCGATGGCGAGGACATCGTTCAGGAAACCTGGCTGCGGCTCTATGACTACCGCCAGAAGCGCAGCGTCGCCAATGTCGGGGCCTTTTGCTTCAAGGTGGCGCGCAATCTGGTCCATGACTATTTCCGCGCCCGCCGCGCCATGCCCGAGGCGCAGGAGGTCACCGAGGAGATCGCCTGCCCCCAGCCCCGCATCGAGACCGTGCTGGATTACCGCCAGCGCGTGGAAATTCTGGTTGGCGCGCTACGGATCATGCCGCCGCTGCGGCGCGAGGTCTTTCTGCGCCGCCGCCTCGACGGCATCGCCAGCCAGACCATCGCCGAGGATCTGGGGCTGAGCGTGGCGGCCATCGAGAAGCATTGCACCCGCGCCCTTGCCGATCTGCGCGCCGCTCTGGAAAAGCGCGGCCTGCCGGGGGGAGCCCGGCCATGA
- a CDS encoding SMP-30/gluconolactonase/LRE family protein, whose product MPLSRRSMLAATGGFAMSSALPGILKAAGDPASPIQMLDPSFAALIDEKVPRKLGGDFLWAEGPVWLPAQKSLIFSDIKNNRMIRWDQTTGGISDFRKPADNANGNTIDRQGRLVTCQHRTASITRTEPDGTITTLASSFEGQRFNSPNDIVCKSDGSIWFTDPAFGPTPSEGMQPPVTTGRIYRLDPRTQAVTMLMGDIPGPNGLVFSPNESALYVVEARAQPHRLLVRYDVVKGGTAIANRQVIFDCGAGLADGFRVDTQGNLWCGWGGGTGLDGVAIINPAKGKMIGHIALPERCANLAFGGPDRRLLLMAASTSLYGLRVKAQGIAGR is encoded by the coding sequence ATGCCCCTATCCCGACGATCGATGCTGGCCGCGACAGGCGGTTTCGCCATGAGCAGCGCCTTGCCCGGCATCCTCAAGGCAGCAGGCGATCCCGCCTCACCGATCCAGATGCTCGACCCGAGCTTTGCCGCGCTGATCGATGAGAAGGTGCCAAGGAAACTCGGTGGCGACTTCCTCTGGGCCGAGGGGCCGGTGTGGCTGCCCGCGCAAAAATCGCTGATCTTCAGCGACATCAAGAATAACCGTATGATCCGCTGGGACCAGACCACCGGCGGCATCTCGGATTTCCGCAAGCCGGCCGACAATGCCAATGGCAACACCATCGACCGGCAGGGCCGCCTCGTCACCTGCCAGCACCGCACCGCCAGCATCACCCGCACCGAGCCGGACGGCACCATCACCACGCTGGCCAGCAGTTTCGAGGGGCAGCGCTTCAACAGCCCCAACGATATCGTCTGCAAATCGGACGGCTCGATCTGGTTCACCGATCCCGCCTTCGGCCCCACCCCCTCCGAGGGCATGCAGCCGCCGGTCACCACCGGGCGGATCTATCGCCTCGATCCGCGGACGCAGGCCGTTACCATGCTGATGGGCGATATTCCGGGGCCCAACGGGCTGGTCTTCTCGCCCAATGAAAGCGCGCTTTATGTGGTGGAGGCGCGCGCCCAGCCGCATCGCCTGCTGGTGCGCTATGATGTGGTGAAGGGCGGCACCGCCATCGCCAACCGGCAGGTCATCTTCGACTGCGGCGCCGGGCTGGCCGATGGTTTCCGCGTCGATACGCAGGGCAATCTGTGGTGCGGCTGGGGCGGCGGCACGGGGCTGGATGGCGTCGCGATCATCAACCCCGCAAAGGGCAAGATGATCGGGCACATCGCCCTGCCCGAACGCTGCGCCAATCTGGCCTTTGGCGGGCCGGACCGCCGGCTGCTGTTGATGGCAGCCAGCACCTCGCTCTATGGCTTGCGGGTGAAGGCGCAGGGCATCGCCGGGCGGTAA
- a CDS encoding TetR family transcriptional regulator — protein sequence MADRRKPQVSSRKDPQQARSSDLVSAVLDGAVQVLRKEGAQRFTTARVAERAGVSVGSIYQYFPNKAAILFRVQAEEWRRTSAMLGNILSDKSRDTQARLRDLVSAFIRSECEEAEVRLALADAAPLYRDAPEAGEARAEGSRLFHAFIDEALPLTPPKQRAMVADLIERTLSGVGSSYSEELRTDEEIEHYSAALADMLCAYLVRLERPS from the coding sequence ATGGCAGACCGCCGAAAACCGCAAGTTTCCTCGCGAAAAGACCCTCAGCAGGCGCGCTCCAGCGATCTGGTTTCGGCCGTGCTGGACGGCGCTGTTCAGGTTTTGCGCAAGGAGGGCGCACAGCGTTTCACCACCGCCAGAGTCGCCGAGCGCGCCGGGGTCAGCGTCGGTTCGATCTACCAGTATTTCCCCAACAAGGCCGCGATCCTGTTCCGCGTGCAGGCCGAGGAATGGCGCCGCACCAGCGCCATGCTGGGCAATATCCTCAGCGACAAAAGCCGCGACACGCAGGCCCGGCTGCGCGATCTGGTGAGCGCCTTCATCCGCTCCGAATGCGAGGAGGCCGAGGTGCGCCTCGCGCTGGCCGATGCCGCGCCGCTCTATCGCGACGCCCCGGAGGCCGGGGAGGCTCGCGCCGAGGGATCGCGCCTGTTTCACGCCTTTATCGACGAGGCGCTGCCCCTGACGCCCCCGAAGCAGCGGGCGATGGTGGCGGATCTGATCGAACGCACCCTGTCCGGCGTCGGCAGCAGCTATTCCGAGGAGCTCAGAACCGACGAGGAGATCGAGCATTATTCGGCAGCGCTGGCCGACATGCTCTGCGCCTATCTCGTCAGGCTGGAGCGGCCATCTTAA
- a CDS encoding GntR family transcriptional regulator has product MADKQTWQAGKDDSDETASLVGKRLSDVAYSAILEGLFEKRVPAGAFVSQNDLVKLLGIPVQPLRDALRVLEAEGVLTIHPRSGIQFLKPDLELARSTYQFRTIIERSAARAFAEAGDANEIATLIADHKALIEHMETHGFSADMPDRVDALDHRLHASMIATLRNPLVETTSRRLKNYVTLIRLERLITQPVALRTLREHLEILEACADRDADRAEAALNQHFQAALQRILGMF; this is encoded by the coding sequence ATGGCAGACAAACAAACTTGGCAAGCTGGAAAGGATGACAGCGATGAGACCGCGAGCCTCGTGGGCAAGCGGCTCAGCGATGTCGCCTACAGCGCGATCCTTGAAGGATTGTTCGAAAAGCGCGTGCCCGCGGGGGCTTTCGTGTCGCAGAACGATCTGGTGAAGCTGCTGGGCATTCCGGTGCAGCCGCTGCGCGATGCGCTGCGCGTGCTGGAGGCCGAGGGCGTGCTGACGATCCATCCACGTTCGGGCATCCAGTTCCTCAAGCCCGATCTGGAGCTGGCGCGCAGCACCTATCAGTTCCGCACCATCATCGAGCGTTCCGCCGCGCGCGCCTTTGCCGAGGCGGGGGATGCCAATGAGATCGCCACGCTGATCGCGGACCACAAGGCGCTGATCGAGCATATGGAAACGCACGGTTTTTCGGCCGACATGCCCGACCGGGTGGATGCGCTGGACCACCGCCTGCATGCTTCGATGATTGCCACTTTGCGCAATCCGCTGGTCGAGACGACCTCGCGCCGGTTGAAGAATTACGTGACGCTGATCCGTCTGGAGCGGCTGATCACCCAGCCTGTCGCGCTGCGCACGCTGCGCGAACATCTCGAAATCCTGGAAGCCTGCGCCGACCGCGACGCCGACCGTGCCGAGGCGGCTCTCAACCAGCACTTCCAGGCCGCCTTGCAACGCATCTTGGGAATGTTCTGA